In the Oryza glaberrima chromosome 6, OglaRS2, whole genome shotgun sequence genome, one interval contains:
- the LOC127775611 gene encoding uncharacterized protein LOC127775611, whose protein sequence is MGRRKERRLAAKAAAGGRRVKLDLFLDPSPGGTPSKEGERGENHDQQTGVPTSPSSSDKKENPLALLGQYSDDEEEEEAADQPNDETEANPADAGDKITHERGDLTRNEGDAQSDLAGSANVQQELTEADDKKCTGNIAEENVVAIKPTLEDGTATATEAIPDSSGMQIVGDIGGNWKTIMHEQSNQCYYWNTVTGETSWEIPNVLASEIAADSVTSASAPTHVDYSMEAQAHALTHNAMEAYPSDISVLNGSVAYATLGMGQPTHDAYAYAGAVTSHESMDIDPLQLARYGEELLQRLKPLERLHGSIYNVELLKREIEIRISDCNALSSYGSSLLPLWLHAEVHLKQLEFSVSKLETSYSITEPRHPEKADTEHKTPNEAEVMMPPSNGEGLKSEVSTDVMMDGNVKNEEPFLTSSIQKSEENDTTTVPSKIESDNDEDMDVDMEVDDDNVEEHKHSNSTPIKEYPPSEQVQSPALLSLDGSAAPLEDSDIPPPPPEDEWIPPPPPENEPAPPPPPEEPAVSSVSTETIPQSYVDQANLVYTVPGMEYYAAAGTEGTHASYYMQTSEPHVVQAHQNGYYAPVSASGISIPVDATSIAPVPVSYYSYPSVTMAATGEAAEPSGYYTASVSATSSSVLDNTTSSSNLAPANSSLHSRESDNIISKEAKLASLSQPVGATSASASIQGSSAQASTSTTSQSKVVRSKKRAVSVATSLRSNKKVSSLVDKWKAAKEELRDEEDEEPESALDALERKRQKDIDEWRKQQIASGEAQENANFVPLGGDWRDRVKRRRAEAKKEANSETIPAPVSVTDLHKGQPDLAELCKGLPSGWQAYLDESTKQVYYGNSLTSETTWDRPTK, encoded by the exons GGGGAACACCTTCGAAAGAGGGAGAGCGAGGGGAAAACCATGACCAACAAACTGGGGTTCCCACTTCACCATCTTCTTCAG ATAAGAAGGAGAATCCTCTAGCGTTGCTTGGGCAATATAGtgatgatgaagaggaagaggaagcagCAGATCAACCCAATGATGAAACAGAGGCTAATCCTGCAGATGCAGGTGATAAG ATTACTCATGAACGTGGGGACTTGACTAGGAATGAAGGTGATGCACAAAGTGATCTGGCTGGTTCTGCTAATGTCCAACAAGAGTTAACTGAAGCTGATGATAAGAAGTGCACTGGAAATATTGCTGAAGAAAATGTTGTTGCCATAAAGCCAACTCTGGAAGATGGGACTGCAACAGCAACTGAAGCTATTCCTGACTCATCTGGGATGCAAATTGTTGGTGACATTGGTGGGAATTGGAAGACTATAATGCATGAGCAGAGCAACCAGTGTTACTATTGGAACACAGTTACTGGAGAAACCTCTTGGGAGATTCCTAATGTATTAGCTTCTGAAATTGCAGCTGACAGTGTCACTTCTGCATCTGCTCCTACTCATGTAGACTACTCTATGGAGGCCCAAGCACATGCCCTTACCCACAATGCCATGGAAGCTTATCCAAGTGATATATCTGTGCTAAATGGCTCAGTGGCTTATGCTACTTTGGGAATGGGACAGCCTACTCAtgatgcttatgcttatgctggAGCTGTCACTAGTCATGAATCGATGGACATTGATCCTTTGCAGCTTGCAAGATATGGCGAGGAATTGCTGCAAAGATTGAAGCCGCTAGAAAG GTTGCATGGTTCCATTTACAATGTTGAATTGCTAAAAAGAGAAATTGAGATACGAATATCAGACTGCAATGCACTTTCATCGTATGGATCTTCTTTGCTTCCATTGTGGTTGCATGCTGAGGTACACCTTAAGCAACTAGAATTCTCAGTTTCCAAATTGGAAACTAGTTACTCTATCACTGAACCTAGACATCCAGAGAAAGCAGACACAGAACACAAAAcacctaatgaagctgaagtGATGATGCCACCCTCCAATGGTGAGGGTTTGAAATCTGAGGTGAGCACTGACGTTATGATGGATGGAAATGTTAAAAATGAGGAGCCATTTTTAACATCATCCATTCAGAAATCAGAAGAAAATGATACCACAACAGTCCCATCAAAAATTGAATCCGACAATGATGAAGATATGGATGTGGATATGGAGGTTGACGATGACAATGTTGAAGAGCATAAGCACTCAAATTCCACGCCTATTAAGGAATATCCTCCATCAGAGCAAGTTCAGTCACCGGCTTTGTTATCGTTGGACGGTTCAGCTGCACCCCTAGAGGATAGCGACattcctccaccaccaccagaagATGAATGGattccacctccaccacctgaGAATGAAccagctcctccacctcctcctgaAGAACCTGCTGTGTCATCTGTTTCTACTGAAACAATTCCACAGTCCTATGTCGATCAAGCAAACTTGGTCTATACAGTTCCTGGAATGGAGTACTATGCTGCTGCAGGTACAGAAGGTACACATGCCAGCTATTATATGCAAACAAGTGAGCCTCATGTCGTTCAAGCACACCAGAATGGTTACTATGCACCAGTATCTGCAAGTGGCATATCTATTCCTGTTGATGCCACATCTATTGCTCCAGTACCTGTTTCTTACTATAGCTATCCTTCAGTCACTATGGCTGCCACTGGAGAAGCAGCTGAGCCTTCTGGATACTACACGGCATCAGTCTCTGCCACTTCTAGCAGTGTATTAGATAACACAACAAGCTCTTCCAATCTTGCTCCTGCGAATAGTAGTTTGCATTCCAGGGAGTCTGACAACATCATATCCAAGGAGGCAAAACTTGCATCTTTGAGCCAACCTGTGGGAGCAACATCAGCATCAGCATCCATACAGGGAAGTTCTGCACAGGCTTCTACAAGTACCACAAGTCAGAGCAAAG TTGTTCGTAGCAAGAAGCGAGCTGTTTCTGTTGCAACATCACTGAGGTCTAATAAGAAGGTTTCAAGTCTGGTGGATAAG TGGAAAGCTGCTAAGGAGGAGCTTCGtgatgaggaggatgaagaGCCAGAAAGTGCTTTGGACGCATTAGAAAGAAAGCGTCAAAAGGATATTGAT GAGTGGCGCAAGCAACAGATAGCCAGCGGAGAAGCTCAGGAAAATGCCAATTTTGTTCCCCTTGGTGGTGACTG GCGCGATCGTGTGAAACGCAGGAGAGCGGAAGCAAAAAAGGAGGCAAATAGCGAGACTATTCCTGCACCAGTGAGTGTCACCGATCTGCATAAAGGACAACCTGATCTTGCAGAGCTCTGCAAGGGTCTTCCTTCTGGATGGCAG GCATACCTGGATGAATCTACAAAGCAGGTGTACTACGGGAACAGCCTCACATCAGAGACGACATGGGATCGGCCTACCAAGTGA
- the LOC127775612 gene encoding uncharacterized protein LOC127775612 produces the protein MASRRSLHLLTASRGISSTPHLASLGWFDKIKSTFTGKKPDEATDPSANFTLLQFADSMEKARKLGTFKNFVMGRCSEATVVNAFEKHSAVLRYLGTIDPTGEKLKNSDKIGATKHCNCTIADVEHILAKYTWAKEAQKKIVKLKEEGKPLPKNFNEVKNLMGSTPLDVGRSNLEKSGQISRNAMCPCGSKKRYKKCCGAS, from the exons ATGGCGTCCCGCCGGTCGCTCCATCTCCTCACTGCCTCCCGCGGCATCTCCTCCACCCCGCACCTCGCCTCCCTCGGCTGGTTCGACAAGATCAAGAGCACCTTCACCGGCAAGAAGCCCGACGAGGCCACCGACCCCTCCGCCAACTTCACCCTACTCC AGTTCGCGGATTCGATGGAGAAGGCGAGGAAGCTGGGGACGTTCAAGAACTTCGTGATGGGGCGGTGCAGCGAGGCCACCGTCGTCAACGCCTTCGAGAAGCACTCCGCCGTCCTCCGCTACCTCGGCACCATCGACCCCACCGGCGAG AAACTCAAGAACAGCGACAAGATCGGTGCCACCAAGCACTGCAACTGCACGATTGCGGATGTGGAGCACATACTGGCCAAGTACACATGGGCTAAGGAGGCTCAGAAGAAGATAGTAAAGCTCAAAGAAGAAGGGAAGCCGTTGCCGAAGAACTTCAATGAG GTGAAAAACCTAATGGGTTCTACACCACTGGACGTTGGCAGATCTAATCTGGAAAAGAGTGGACAGATAAGTAGAAATGCTATGTGCCCCTGTGGTTCTAAGAAACGATATAAAAA GTGCTGTGGAGCTTCTTGA